Sequence from the Mycoplasma cottewii genome:
TAAATGATTTTGCTCTTGCAAACATACTTCACATATCAGTAACTTTTGAAGTATCGAATTTATCTCCTAAAGATTTGTTGAAGTTTTCAGCATTAAAAAACATACCACTCATATTAGTTACATTTGAAGTGATGAATTTTTTACCTAAATTTTGATTAAACTTTTTAGCTCCATAAAACATTCTTTTCATATCAATAACATTAGATGTATCTCATTTATCAAAATTTGTTATGGTTTCATTTTCATTATTTTCAAATGCACTATCTAAACTTTTGATAAATGAAGGTAATTTTTCTGGAACAATACTTGTTTTTGTATCAAACTTTTCAATTTGTCAAACACCATCTCCATTTTTAAAATATCCTATTTTTTCACAAATATCATTTTTATCATTCTTATAAACAGCTTTATGATATAGATTATCATTTGATGAATTATTATCTACTGGTATAAAACTAAGTGTTATTTCTCCTTTAATTTTTGAGCTTTTATCTAGCGGTTTAATTCTTACGCTATAATCACTAATTTCTATTGAAACTTTTGAAATATATTTTTTTAATTTAGAATTTAACTCAATTATTTTATTTGTTATCTTTTCTTTAGTTATATCTTGTTGTTTTATTACCCCTAAATCTGTTTTTTCTATTATTGTTGATAGATTAGTTTGTTGATTTTTTAAAACTGGTACAGCTACTCCAACACCAATTGCAGATATTGAACCAACTGAACCTAAAATTCATAATAATTTCTTCATATTTCCCCCCTGCACAACACTTATTCTATTTTTTTTTTTTTTTAGAATCAAGATAGAAAGAGCAATATTGTTAGAATATATAAGATCATTTACTATGTTTTTTATTGATAATAAAAGTCTAATTTATCAATTTGTTTCTAGTTATTTATTGAGTTTTTTGAATATGATAGTTTTTATTATCACTTGTATTATTTAAGTTATTAGTTGAAATATATTAATTTTTTATAAAAATTATCAATATTTTTAAAGTTAAGTGTGTTTTATATAAATTAGCATTGATATATTAAACTATAATTAAATTATGTAAACACTTATAGAACGGAGTTTTTTATGGCAAAAACTACAAATTATGATGAATCTGCTATTCAGGTTTTAGAAGGATTAGAAGCAGTTAGAAAACGTCCAGGAATGTATATCGGATCAACTGACAGTCGAGGATTACATCATTTAGTTTGAGAAATAGTTGATAACTCAATTGATGAAGCTTTAGCTGGATTTTGTGATGAAATTAATATTACAATTGAAAAAGATGGATCAATCACTGTTAAAGATAATGGAAGAGGTATTCCAACAGGAATGCATAAAACGGGTAAATCAACTCCTGAAGTTATTTTTTCAGTACTTCACGCTGGAGGTAAATTTGATACAGGAGCATATAAAACAAGTGGTGGATTACACGGAGTTGGATCAAGTGTAACTAATGCTTTATCTAAAAGATTTAAAGCCACAATTTACAGAGATAAAAAAATTCATGAAATCGAATTTAAAAATGGTGGTAAAGTATCAAAGCCTTTAACTGAAATTGGATCAACTTATAAAACTGGAACTACAATTAATTTTTTACCTGATAATACTATTTTTAGTACTATTAATTTTAGTTTTTCTACAATTAGTCAAAGAGTTAAAGAATCAGCATTATTAAACTCAGGATTAAAAATTACTTTAACTGATGAAATTAATCATAAATCAGTTGAATATAAATTTGAAAATGGATTAGAAGAATTTGTTAAAGAACTAGTTGATGATCGAAAAGTTGTAACAGACATTATTAATATAACTGGTGATTCTAGAAAAATTATTAGTGAAATTTGTTTACAATACACTGATGAAGATAATGAAATTATTTTAGGATTTGCAAATAATGTTAAAACTCCTGATGGAGGAAGTCATATTACAGGTTTTAAAACAGGACTAGTTAGAGCAATTAATGATTATGCTAGAAGTCAAAAATTATTAAAAGATAAATCTAAATTAGATTCAAACGATCTAAGAGAAGGATTGGTTGCTGTTGTAACAGTTAAAATTCCTGAAGAATTAATTGAATATGAAGGACAAACTAAATCTAAATTAGGAACACCTGATGCTAAACCTGCAGTTGAAAATGCTGTTTATGAATTTATGAGTTATTGATTAATTGAAAATAAAATAGCTGCTCAAAAAATTATTGAAAATGCATTAATTAATCAAAAAGCTAGAGAAGAAGCTAGAAAAGCACGTCAAGCAATTAAAAATGTTAAAGGTAAGAAAAATGTTACTAGAATGATGTTAGGTAAACTAACTCCAGCTCAAGGAAGAAAAAAAGAAAATAATGAGTTATTTTTAGTCGAAGGAGATTCAGCTGGTGGTAGTGCTAAATCAGGTCGTGATAGAATGTTTCAAGCTATTCTTCCTTTAAGAGGTAAAATTATCAACTCTGAAAAAGCTAAACTTGTAGATTTATTAAAAAATGAAGAAATTCAAACAATTATTAATGCAATTGGAGCTGGAGTTGGAAAAGATTTTGATATTAAAGATTCAAATTATGGAAAAATAATTATCATGACTGATGCTGATACTGATGGAGCTCATATTCAAACATTATTATTAACTTTCTTTTTCAGACATATGAAAGATTTAATTATTGAAAAGAAAGTATATATTGCTTTACCTCCTTTATATAAATTAACTTTTACTGATAAAAGTTTTATCTATTTATGAGATGAAGATGAGTTAAAAGAATTTAGTAAAAACTCTAATAAAAAATATGAAATCCAACGTTATAAAGGACTTGGAGAAATGAATGCTGATCAATTGTGACAAACAACAATGAATCCAGATAAAAGAAAAATTATTCAAGTAACAATTGAAGATGGTTTATTAGCTGAAAAAATGTTTAAAACATTAATGGGTGATGATGTTGAAAAACGTAAAGATTGAATCAATGAAAATGTTAAGTTCACTTTAGAAGATGATCAAATTAATTTAAATGATAAAGATATAGAATTGTAGGAGAAAATATGAGCCAAAACAATAAAGGTATAATTTCATATCCATTAGAACAAGTTTTAGGTGATAGATTTGGACGTTATGCTAAATATATTATTCAAGAACGTGCACTACCTGATGTAAGAGATGGATTAAAACCAGTTCAACGTCGTATTTTATTTGCAATGAACGAATTAAACTTAACATTTGATAAACCTTATAAAAAATCAGCTAGAGTTGTTGGAGAAGTTATTGGTAAGTATCACCCTCACGGAGATTCATCTATTTATGAAGCTATGGTGAGAATGAGTCAAGATTGAAAGTTAAATAATTGTTTAGTTGATATGCAAGGAAATAACGGATCAATTGATGGAGATAGTGCTGCAGCGATGCGTTATACTGAAGCAAGATTAGCAAAAATTTCAAATCTATTACTTGAAGATTTAGATAAAGAAACTGTTTTAATGGCTCCTAACTTTGATGATAGTGAAACTGAACCTACAGTATTGCCTGGTTATTTTCCAAATATTTTAGTAAATGGAGCAACTGGAATTGCAGCTGGATATGCTACAAATATGCCACCTCATAATTTAGGTGAAATTATTGATGCAACAATTAAAATTATTAAAAATGAAAATACTAGATTAGATACTATTTTAGATATAGTTAAAGGTCCTGATTTTCCAACTGGTGGAGTTATTCAAAATAAAGAAGGTATTAAAGATGCTTTTTTAACTGGTAAAGGAAAAGTTATTATTAGTAGTAAATGACATCAAGAAAATAATGATATTGTAATTGATGAAATTCCTTATGAAGTTGTTAAACAAGATCTAGTTAGAAAAATAGGAGATGTAATTGATTCTAATTCTGGATTAGGTATTAAAGAAGTTAGAGATGAAACTGATAGAAAAGGTTTAAGAATAGTAATTCAATTAAACGAAAAAGCTAATCTTGAAACTGTTAGAAAATACTTATTTAAAAACACTCCACTATCAGTTAGTTATAACTACAACAATATTGTAATTGTTGATAAACAACCTAAACAATTAGGTTTAATTGATATTATTAAAGCTTATATTACTCACTACAAACAAGTATTTACTAAAAGAACACAATTTAATTTAAATAAAGCTAATAATAGATTAGAAATAGTTTTAGGTTTAATTAAAGCTTTATCAATTTTAGATCAAATTATAGAATTAATTAGAAAATCAGAAAATAGAAATCAAGCTATTGAAAACTTAATTAATAAATTTAAATTCACTAAAAATCAAGCAACAGCTATTGTTGATATGAGATTATATAGATTAACTTCAACTGATGTTGAAAAACTAAATCAAGAAAAAGATACTTTAAATATAACTATCAAACATTTACAAGATATTTTAAATAATAAAGAAATTTTAGATCAAGAAATTATTAATAGATTAAAAGAAGTTAAAAAACTTTTGCTGTTGATAGAAAATCTCAAGTTAGTGAAATAGTTGAAAATCTAGAAGTTAATCAAAAGAAGTTTTAGTTGAAAAGAATTTAATCTATGAGTATCTAAAGATGGATATATTAAAGCTATTGATAATAATGTTTTATCTAAAAATGAGCTAGATACTTTTGAAAAAAAACCAAATGATATGTGAATTTCAACAGGAGTTGTTTCTAATTTAGAACATTTAATTTTAGTTTCAGATAAAGCAAATTATTATTCAATTCCTTTATATAAAATAAGTATGAGTAAATGAAAAGATATGGGTGTTCATATCAATACAGTTGCAACAATGAGTGGTAGTGAAACTATTATTAATGCATTTGTAGTTAAAGATTTTGATAATACAACTCAACAAATTATGATGGTTTCAAAAAATGGTTTAATTAAAAGAACTCCAATTGTTGATTTAAAAACTAAAACTTTTAATAGATCATTTAAGATTATGAAATTAAGTGATGATGATCAATTAGTAAGTGCTGAATTAGTAACTTCAAAAACAAGATATTGTGCAATTATTACTAAAAATGCTTATGCTGTTAGATATAACATTGAAGATATTCCAGTTCAATTAACTAGTTCAAAAGGTGTTAAAGCAGCTAATTTAAAAGATGACAGTATTATTAGTGCAATTAGTTTAGATGCTAAAAATGATATTATTTGTTTTACAGATAAAAATACTTATAAAAAAATTGATCAAAATCAAATTCCAATTTATATAAGACCTAAACGTGGAGTTAAAATTTTATTAGAAAAAAAACGTAATAAAGAAAGTATTTTATTTAGTTATGCAATTAATGATGATTCAATCATTCAAATCTTAGATAATCAAGATCAAATTACTGATATAAATTCAAATTCTATTAAAAAAGTTTCAATCGATTCATCATCAACAACTAGTGAAATAAATGATATTGAATTTGTAAGTATTAAGCAATTAATCAGAACAACAGCTTATGATAATCCAGCTATATTAAATAGTGATGAACAAAATTATACTTCTAAAGCCGAAAAACAATTAAAACAAAATAAAGTAAGTTCTAAAATATTTGTATCAAAAGAAATTAAACAAAAAGCAACAGATAAAGCTAATCAAATAAAAGGAACTGATCTAAGTTCTTATTTAGATGATATTAGTTCAGTTTTATCTAACTTAAATTCAGATAAAAGTAAAAAACAATTAGATTTTGATGATCTATTTGAAGAAGATGACGAATAATAAAAAAATATATTGAATTCGTTAGTTTAGTTTGAATTCGTTAGTTTAGTTTGATATTATTAAATTAGTTAAGTTATTACTTAATTGTTGATTGGGAAGAAGGTCAACTGGACCCGGGCCGACATTGCGTGAAACCCGAAATAAATAGACCACACAAGAAACCGGGACAAAATTATTAGACTAAATAGTTATGTTTATTATACACACCTCATAGTTCTTGAGGTGTTTTTCATTTGAATTTTTTTAATATTCTTTCATTGTTATATCACTCAATGAAATTTTTAATACATTCTTTTAGTTCACTAAAAGTCATTTCTTTTACTTTCTTTTCAAAGTTATAAAACATTTCTGATTTTAAAATTGAAAAGAAATATTCAGCTTCTCTATTGTCTAGAGAGTTACCTATTCTTGACATTGACACCACTCCACCTCGTTGCTTTATATACTCAAGATATTCATTCGATGAATATGTTACACCATGGTCTGTGTGAATAATAAAGTTTTTAGGAAATTTTGTTTTTCTAATGTGAGTCATAATTAAATTAGTGTCATTATATATGGATAAATTATAACTAACAATTTTCTTTGTTTTGTGATGAATTACGATAGATAAATAAACATGTCTTCCTTCTACATCTATTGGAGCAGGAATGTAACTAACATCACTTGCATAAATATCGTTTTGTAGTCCATTATAATCTCTATTAGCAATATTTGGATAATACACGTTAGTATTTTTTGATTCACGCTTTTTCTTGCACGTTGTTCTTACGTGACAGAAAAGACCTAATTTATTCATTGCTCTTCCTAGTGTTCTAGGGTTAATAATAATGCCATATGTCTTGAAAATATATGCTGATAGCCTTTCTCTACCATATCTTCCGTTTTGTTTTGCAAAGCTTCTCTAATTATTTCTGCGTGTTCTATAACAGCTTCTTTCTTATCTTTTGATTGTTTCTTGATTTTGTAGTAAAAGTTGATTTAGGTATTCCAAGAATTTTCATTATTTCCTTGTTAGAAATATTTTCTCCAAATTTTTTCTTAATTTTTTCTATCAGTTCATCTAGATTGTCAACCTTATTTTTCTTTAAAATATCTTCTTTAAAAAGGTCTGTTATTAACCATTCTAAAACTTCGCGATCAATCTCTTTAATCACTTCGTTTCTTTGTTTATCATATTCTTCTTTGTTCTTTCTAGGTCTACCTGATCCTTTACCTTTTTAGGTGCTTTTCCTGTTTGTGATTCTTTTAGTTCCATACCTAAATTATAATCTTTATATTTTCTAGATAAATATCAGAAGGCTTCTTCTGAAAGTAAATAATTTTCAGAATTTCTAATTTTGCTATAAATATAACAAAATTCTTTTTAGTAATATTTTGAGATAAATATTCTTTGTAGTGCTTAAATACTTCTAACCACTCACTTACACTTAGTTGCTTTCCTCTTTTCATAAATACTCCTTTTTTAAAAAAAATAGACCCCCTAGGGGGTCTATCCCTTAGGGAGTCTAATAACTTTGTCCTACTCTCCAACCTCAAAGGTTGTGTTTTTTTATTTTCTGTAAATTTTAGTGAAAAATTCTAAGTTCTAATTTTATTTATATTAAGATATTAAAAAACAAAAAAGGAGTATTATGCAAAAATTTGATGTAGTTATTTTAGGTGCTGGTCCTGGCGGTAATGGATTAGCAAACATTTTAGGTTCTAATAAATTAAAAGTAGCTTTAATAGAAGCTGAAGATCTTGGTGGAGGTTGTATAAATAAAGGTTGTGTTCCAACTAAAACATTAATTAAATCTGCTAGAGTATATGAATTAGTTAAAAATAGTCAAAATTATGGAGTTTTTTCTGATAATGTAAGATATGATTTTTCAAAAATGCAACAAAGAAGAATTGATAATAAAAACTATTTTAACAAAAATATGGAAAATAATTTAAATTGAAATAATGTAACTTTATTCAAAGGTTATGGTGAAGTTTTAGATCAAAATACTATTAAAATAAATGATCAAATCATTAGTTTTGATAAACTAGTTCTAGCAACTGGTTCTAGATCTAAAATGATCAATTTAAAAGGTTTAGAACAAGCTAAAAAAGATGGTTATTTAATTGATTCAAATCAAGCTTTAACTTTAAAAGATGTACCTAAATCATTAGTTATTATTGGAGATGGTCCTGTTAGTTTAGAATTTAGTTATTTATACAATACTTTAAATACAAAAATAACTATTTTAACTAATAATGATTTTCTATCAAAATTCGATATTGATATTCAACAAAGCGTTAAACAATACTTTAAAGAAAAGAATATAAAAGTTATAGATAATGTAAATATTAGTGAAATTAAAGATAACAAAGTTTATTATGATAACACTTTTATTCAAGCAGAAAAAATACTTTTAGCAGTAGGAAGAACCGCTAATAATGAATCATTTAAAAATATCGATATTAAAAAAGATCAAAACGGATTTGTTATAGTAGATGAAAATATGAAAACTAATTTTGATAATATTTATGCAATTGGAGATATTACAGGGTTAAGATTACTTTCTTCAGTAGCTTATAAAACAGCTGATACTGTAGCAAAAGATATTTTAAATTTTAAAAAGTCAGAAAAATTAGATCTAAACTTAGTTCCTTGAACAATTTATTTAAATCCCGAAATTGCTGGAATCGGTTTAACTCAACAAGAATTAATAGAAAGAGATACTCCATTTGAAATAGTTATTATCAATTCACAATATCTGCCTAAAGCTCACGCTGAAGGTACTGTTAAAGATTATTCTTTTATTAAATTTTTAATTTCAACAACAACTAAACAAATTTTAGGATGTTTTATGATGATTGATCAAGCTAATATTTTAATTAATCATATTGCTTTATTTATGCAACAAAAACTAACTTTTGATACACTACAAAAATCAATTTATACTCATCCTACATTAAGTGAAGCTTTTTATTATACTTCAAGAATTAAAGGATTAAAGAAATAAAATAGTAAACATTTCAACTTCCAGAACTTCCAACAAAATATTTGAAATTATTATAAAAATGTATTATTATTCTAATGTAAAGAAGGTGTCCCCACTACCTATATCCCAAAGGTGGCCGATTGAAGAAGGTGTCCCCACTACCTATATCCCGAAGGTGGCCGATTGAAGAAGGTGTCCCACTACCTATATCCCAAAGGTGGATCTTTAAAGTTTTAACAGAGATTAATCTCTGTTTTTTTATTACAAATAAAAACCTTTTCTGTAAATTAAATAAATAAAAATTTTATATCTATATAATCTTAAGTAATGTAATGTATGAAAGGAGAAAGATATGAAAAAGAATTTATTATCAATTTTTGGATTAATATTAGCACCTTATTCAACTTCTAAATTATTTAAAAGAAAGATGAAAAACATTAATAATGACATAAACAAAAGAACATTTTCTGATCAAGTTCAATTTTCAGAATCACTTGAAAGACTTAACTTAAAACTAAAAGAATTACAAACATTAATAGAAACAAAAAAACTAACTTCTAAAACACTAAAAACTAAAGCTAAAGAATTAAAAATAGAAAAACAATCTATCAAAAACTCATTAAACGACTTAAATATTGAAAAACAAAAATTTGAATCAAAACCAAATTTAAATAACACTATTTTAAACTTAATTAATACTGCTATTATAGATTCAAAAACTAAAATCAAAGAATTAGAAACAAGAATTACAAATAAAGAAAAAGAAATTTTATTATTAAATTTTGAAGTTCAAGAAATTGATAAACAAATTAGTAGGTTAACTAGCTAGTTTGTATTAGAAATTAAAATATGCATGTTATAAATTAAAAACTAGATACTAGTTTTTTTAACGTCTTTTGCTTTTTTAATAATATTTTTATTAAATTTTTTATTTATATCAAAAATTAAATCTTCTATTAATAAAGATTGTTCAACTTGTTTATTATCTATATTTTGATCTTTATCAATAGTTAACTGAACTCAGTTTTGATTATTGCTAATTAGTTTACTAACTCCAACTCCAATTAAAATCACAGCTTTATTATCTTCAATTAATTCATAAAAACAAGTTAATGCATTATTATAAATTAACTGATAATCATTTATATATTTATTTAAAGTAATTTGTTTATGTCTTGTAATATATTGTTTAGATGAAGTTTTATATTTTAGTTTAATTTCAACTGTTTTACAAAATAAGTTATTTTCAATTAATTTATTTGATACTTGTTTAGATAAATTTAAAATAATATTTTCTATTTCATCATATTGATAAATTGCACTCAATAATGTTGTTTCTTTTGAAATAGATTTATATTCACTAGATAGATAATCAACATAATCACTAGACAATCCATTAGCTTGTTTTTTTAAAATTAAACCTTTATTATGTAGTAAATAATAAATATCTTGATCACTAGTATTTGCTAGATCAGCGATTGTTTTAATATTAGTATTTTCTAATAATTTAACTGTTGATGGACCAACACCATGCATATCTTTAATATCTATATTTCAAATATTAGTTTTTAAATTATCTTTACTAGTTAAACTAATACCAAACGGTTTATTTAAACTTGTTGACATTTTAGCAACAAATTTATTAAATCCTATTCCAATTGAACAACTTATATCAAACTCATCTAAAATATTTTTTTGAATTTTTTTAGCTAATTTAATTACATCAGTTTTTACAACAAGATCAGTTACATCTAAATAAGCTTCATCAATTGAAGCAATTTCTATTTTATTAGTAATATTAGTTTTAATATAAGTTCATATTTGATCAGAAATATTATTAATATAGTTCATATCAGGTTTAACACTAATGATTTTAGGATATAGTTTTTAGCTTCAAATAACGCCATTCCTGCTTTTATATGATATTTTCTTGCTTGATAACTAGCAGTTGTAATGATTGATTTATCATTATTATTTGATATTACAATAGCTTTATTTTTATAAATAGGATATTTAGCTTGCATACAACTTGCAAAAAAGCGTCCATATCTATATGAAAAATAGTTTTTAAACTCATATTAATCACCTATATTAATTTAATTTTAATGTTTAATCAGCATACTTGATACTCTTTTCAAGTCTTTTTTTTTTTTGCAAGTACAATTTCTATGAAAGTAATTGTATTTTTAAGTAAAGAAAGGATAAATAAATATGAAACTATTTAAATGATTTTCTTTATCTGTTATTTTAATAGGAAGTTTTGTTACAGTACCAATTATTGCTACTTCTAAATTAATAAAAAATCATGAATTATCAAATAATCAAAATCCACAAGGTATTACACAA
This genomic interval carries:
- the parE gene encoding DNA topoisomerase IV subunit B, which translates into the protein MAKTTNYDESAIQVLEGLEAVRKRPGMYIGSTDSRGLHHLVWEIVDNSIDEALAGFCDEINITIEKDGSITVKDNGRGIPTGMHKTGKSTPEVIFSVLHAGGKFDTGAYKTSGGLHGVGSSVTNALSKRFKATIYRDKKIHEIEFKNGGKVSKPLTEIGSTYKTGTTINFLPDNTIFSTINFSFSTISQRVKESALLNSGLKITLTDEINHKSVEYKFENGLEEFVKELVDDRKVVTDIINITGDSRKIISEICLQYTDEDNEIILGFANNVKTPDGGSHITGFKTGLVRAINDYARSQKLLKDKSKLDSNDLREGLVAVVTVKIPEELIEYEGQTKSKLGTPDAKPAVENAVYEFMSYWLIENKIAAQKIIENALINQKAREEARKARQAIKNVKGKKNVTRMMLGKLTPAQGRKKENNELFLVEGDSAGGSAKSGRDRMFQAILPLRGKIINSEKAKLVDLLKNEEIQTIINAIGAGVGKDFDIKDSNYGKIIIMTDADTDGAHIQTLLLTFFFRHMKDLIIEKKVYIALPPLYKLTFTDKSFIYLWDEDELKEFSKNSNKKYEIQRYKGLGEMNADQLWQTTMNPDKRKIIQVTIEDGLLAEKMFKTLMGDDVEKRKDWINENVKFTLEDDQINLNDKDIEL
- a CDS encoding dihydrolipoyl dehydrogenase yields the protein MQKFDVVILGAGPGGNGLANILGSNKLKVALIEAEDLGGGCINKGCVPTKTLIKSARVYELVKNSQNYGVFSDNVRYDFSKMQQRRIDNKNYFNKNMENNLNWNNVTLFKGYGEVLDQNTIKINDQIISFDKLVLATGSRSKMINLKGLEQAKKDGYLIDSNQALTLKDVPKSLVIIGDGPVSLEFSYLYNTLNTKITILTNNDFLSKFDIDIQQSVKQYFKEKNIKVIDNVNISEIKDNKVYYDNTFIQAEKILLAVGRTANNESFKNIDIKKDQNGFVIVDENMKTNFDNIYAIGDITGLRLLSSVAYKTADTVAKDILNFKKSEKLDLNLVPWTIYLNPEIAGIGLTQQELIERDTPFEIVIINSQYLPKAHAEGTVKDYSFIKFLISTTTKQILGCFMMIDQANILINHIALFMQQKLTFDTLQKSIYTHPTLSEAFYYTSRIKGLKK